The following are from one region of the Arcobacter defluvii genome:
- the tlyA gene encoding 23S rRNA (cytidine-2'-O)-methyltransferase TlyA, whose product MRLDLYLTTNFNIQSRNKASELIKSNKVKCDGQIITKPSFNVEEFHKIELLEEDFYVSRAAYKLKYFLEELKKFHLKDKNCLDIGSSTGGFTQILLENEVKKVTCVDVGSNQLHERIKHNPKISFFENTDIRDFTSSDLFEVVTCDVSFISILNIIEDINRLAFKDIIILFKPQFEVGTNVKRDKKGVVKDLNAINIARENFLAKTIQLNWKLIYSNYSKLQGKDGNAEELFYFSK is encoded by the coding sequence ATGAGATTAGATTTATACTTAACTACAAATTTCAATATACAAAGCCGAAACAAAGCAAGTGAATTAATAAAATCAAACAAAGTTAAATGTGATGGGCAAATTATAACAAAACCATCTTTTAATGTTGAAGAATTTCACAAAATAGAACTTTTAGAAGAAGATTTTTATGTTTCAAGAGCTGCTTATAAACTAAAATATTTTTTAGAAGAATTAAAAAAATTTCATTTAAAAGATAAAAATTGTTTAGATATAGGAAGTAGCACAGGTGGTTTTACACAAATTTTACTTGAAAATGAAGTGAAAAAAGTAACTTGTGTTGATGTTGGAAGTAATCAACTTCATGAAAGAATAAAACATAATCCAAAAATATCTTTTTTTGAAAACACAGATATAAGAGATTTTACAAGTTCTGATTTATTTGAAGTTGTAACTTGCGATGTTTCATTTATCTCTATTTTAAATATTATTGAAGATATAAATAGACTCGCTTTTAAAGATATTATCATACTTTTTAAACCCCAATTTGAAGTCGGAACAAATGTAAAAAGAGATAAAAAAGGTGTAGTAAAAGACCTTAATGCAATAAATATTGCAAGAGAAAATTTTTTAGCAAAAACTATACAATTAAATTGGAAATTAATCTATTCAAATTATAGTAAATTACAAGGGAAAGATGGAAATGCAGAAGAACTCTTCTACTTTAGTAAATAA